One genomic segment of Caldimonas brevitalea includes these proteins:
- a CDS encoding solute carrier family 23 protein, whose amino-acid sequence MSLFPHWREKTEGVVGPDERLPWPQTVAMGVQHVIAMFGATVLAPLLMGFNPNVAILMSGIGTLIFFVVVGGRVPSYLGSSFAFIGVVLAATGHQGPGSNANLGVALGGIIACGALYTLIGCAVAATGTRWIERFMPPVVTGAVVAVIGLNLAAVPIKNMTPTAFDAWMQAVTFVSVALVAVYTRGMLQRLLILVGLVVSTVVYAVLTNGFGLGQPIDLAPVAKAAWFGLPAFAAPVFEPGAMLLIAPVAVILVAENLGHLKAVSAMTGQDLDRYMGRAFIGDGLATMVSGAGGGTGVTTYAENIGVMAATKIYSTAMFVVAALIAVVLGFSPKFGALIQTVPTAVMGGVSIVVFGLIAVAGAKIWVDNRVDFSDNTNLIVAAVTLILGTGDYTLTLGQFKLGGIGTATFGAILLYALLRRR is encoded by the coding sequence ATGAGCCTGTTTCCGCACTGGCGCGAGAAGACCGAGGGTGTCGTCGGGCCCGACGAACGCCTGCCCTGGCCACAAACCGTGGCGATGGGGGTGCAGCACGTGATTGCGATGTTCGGCGCGACCGTGCTGGCGCCGTTGTTGATGGGCTTCAACCCCAACGTGGCCATCCTGATGAGTGGCATCGGCACGCTGATCTTCTTTGTGGTCGTCGGTGGCCGCGTGCCGAGCTACCTCGGGTCGAGCTTCGCGTTCATCGGTGTCGTCCTCGCCGCCACCGGCCACCAAGGGCCGGGCAGCAATGCGAACCTGGGCGTCGCGCTCGGCGGCATCATCGCCTGCGGCGCGCTCTACACGCTGATCGGGTGCGCCGTCGCGGCCACCGGCACGCGCTGGATCGAGCGTTTCATGCCGCCGGTGGTCACCGGCGCCGTGGTGGCGGTGATCGGGCTCAACCTGGCGGCAGTGCCGATCAAGAACATGACACCGACGGCTTTCGACGCCTGGATGCAGGCCGTCACCTTCGTGTCCGTCGCGCTGGTGGCCGTCTACACCCGCGGCATGCTGCAACGCCTGCTGATCCTGGTCGGCCTGGTGGTCTCGACGGTGGTCTATGCGGTGCTCACCAACGGCTTTGGGCTGGGCCAGCCGATCGACCTCGCGCCAGTGGCCAAGGCCGCATGGTTCGGCCTGCCAGCCTTCGCGGCGCCGGTGTTCGAGCCGGGTGCGATGCTGCTGATCGCGCCGGTCGCGGTGATCCTGGTGGCTGAAAACCTGGGCCACCTGAAAGCGGTCAGCGCAATGACCGGGCAAGACCTGGACCGCTACATGGGGCGGGCCTTCATCGGCGACGGCCTCGCGACCATGGTCTCGGGCGCCGGCGGCGGCACGGGTGTGACCACCTACGCCGAGAACATCGGCGTGATGGCCGCCACCAAGATCTACTCGACCGCGATGTTCGTGGTGGCCGCGTTGATCGCCGTGGTGCTGGGCTTCAGCCCCAAGTTCGGTGCGTTGATCCAGACCGTGCCCACCGCGGTGATGGGCGGGGTCTCGATCGTCGTGTTCGGGCTGATCGCGGTGGCCGGCGCGAAGATCTGGGTCGACAACCGGGTCGATTTCTCCGACAACACCAACCTGATCGTCGCAGCCGTGACCTTGATCCTCGGCACCGGCGACTACACCTTGACGCTCGGCCAGTTCAAGCTGGGCGGCATCGGCACAGCCACCTTCGGCGCGATCCTGCTCTACGCGCTGCTGCGTCGGCGCTGA